In Plasmodium malariae genome assembly, chromosome: 11, the following proteins share a genomic window:
- the PmUG01_11033500 gene encoding conserved Plasmodium protein, unknown function, with amino-acid sequence MFSKEKGITDYKKKKSRIREVTRKCLNLIDLKYNNLTALINVNKSPDFLKNYHFSDDEIKFNSQEYTSTDIYFPESTYTNNDFKNLLGWVPRNLKIEEPISTDSIPCAFFFSNDNTLVSDKIILYLHKFNEDLGTIIPTVYALHKKLNINIIAMEYSGYGASFDNYEQKLVSIVNDSFTILKFIVNSLKISHSNVYILSYEFLASCAIEAVNRFEDLYGKDISFGGLVLIKPKFLQIVNSGSITHNKNNNSHILTTNDEPDHMLITQSSLNEKYSPQKSIDNQDIVINEDHTEKEHPYSTSKELSKKKESKMNIKKCYQANVSSLREQENLDNTSQKNNVNQNGMKKEKLIKKEGKQTKSRKTDNRSSTSKSSTTSYCYQSYNGIITCDMSLFYSDSNGTHNNCYSIDNHHGSLNGNLNDNPNDSRTSDEHAPSENKDVPYSLIKRILKDTFDINHSINSIKPLKCSILIFHPENYSYKNSSSHILLSNATECYKKAVFAFDFMNEDFVTAFNWFFSQNCDFQKKEKLLKNLLYLYVHPTYGQLYSNANDEINKESNCILGDEYSYNLNNDFSEIPKVNFDGDPNEPRSNSTRNSFSNNNSNLNNNTSDSDDLVNYYEKNSNSCFSSKNTIHIPNEIFTCPEVIQEENN; translated from the coding sequence atgtttaGCAAAGAAAAAGGTATAAcagattataaaaaaaagaaaagtcgAATAAGAGAGGTTACGAGAAAATGCCTCAACCTTATTGATTTAAAGTACAATAATTTAACAgctttaataaatgtaaataaatcccctgactttttaaaaaattatcattttagtgatgatgaaataaaatttaattcacAGGAATATACATCAACCGATATTTATTTCCCAGAAAGCACTTACACAAATaatgattttaaaaatttgctAGGATGGGTACCAAGAAATTTGAAAATTGAAGAGCCTATTAGTACAGATTCAATTCCttgtgctttttttttttcaaatgacAACACATTAGTAAGtgacaaaataattttgtatttacaCAAATTTAATGAAGATCTAGGTACCATTATTCCAACTGTATATGCATTACacaaaaagttaaatataaatataattgcCATGGAATATTCAGGTTATGGTGCAAGCTTTGATAATTATGAACAGAAGCTTGTATCTATTGTAAATGATtcttttactattttaaaatttattgtcaattctttaaaaatttcacatagtaatgtatatatattatcttacGAATTTTTGGCTAGTTGTGCTATTGAGGCTGTTAATCGTTTTGAGGACCTGTATGGAAAGGATATTTCATTTGGTGGGTTGGTACTAATTAAAccaaaatttttacaaattgtTAACAGTGGTAGTATAACACATAATAAGAACAATAATAGTCATATATTAACAACGAATGATGAGCCTGATCATATGTTAATAACACAGAGCagtttaaatgaaaaatattcccCTCAAAAAAGTATAGATAATCAGGATATCGTAATTAATGAGGATCATACAGAAAAAGAACATCCCTATAGCACTTCCAAAGAATTAAGtaagaaaaaggaaagtaaaatgaatataaaaaagtgcTATCAAGCAAATGTGTCTTCTCTAAGAGAGCAAGAAAACTTGGATAATACAagtcaaaaaaataatgtaaatcaAAATGGgatgaaaaaagagaaattaataaaaaaagagggaAAACAAACTAAGAGTAGGAAAACAGATAATAGAAGTAGTACCAGTAAATCAAGTACTACTAGTTATTGCTATCAGTCTTATAATGGTATTATTACATGTGATATGTCGTTGTTCTATAGTGACAGTAATGGTACTCATAATAACTGTTACAGTATTGACAATCACCATGGCAGTCTTAATGGAAATCTTAACGACAATCCTAATGACAGTCGTACTAGTGATGAACATGCTCCATCTGAAAACAAGGATGTTCCCTATTCcctaataaaaagaattttaaaagatactTTTGATATCAACCATTCGATTAACTCAATTAAACCATTGAAATGCtccattttaattttccatCCTGAAAATTATTCTTACAAAAATTCAAGCTCACATATCCTCTTAAGTAATGCTACagaatgttataaaaaagcTGTCTTTGCATTTGATTTTATGAATGAAGATTTTGTTACAGCTTTTAATTGGTTCTTTTCTCAAAATTGcgattttcaaaaaaaagaaaaattgcttaaaaatttattatatttatatgtgcatCCTACATATGGACAATTATACAGTAATGCaaatgatgaaataaataaggaATCAAATTGTATCTTAGGGGATGAGTATTCttacaatttaaataatgacTTCAGCGAAATTCCTAAGGTCAATTTTGATGGAGATCCTAATGAACCACGCAGTAACAGCACAAGAAATAGCTTCAGCAACAATAACAgcaatttaaataataataccaGTGACAGTGATGATTTGGTTAATTACtacgaaaaaaatagtaattctTGCTTTAGCAGCAAAAATACCATTCACATTCCCAATGAAATTTTTACGTGCCCAGAAGTGATTCAGGAGGAAAACaactga
- the PmUG01_11033800 gene encoding cullin-like protein, putative: MDPSSFKNFPVFYVKNKEPVNIDSEYFSECIRSYEEYINGCFDFLPFNELVVDNEKKFLIERYCDFFVFYNCERVICTIIEEQCKKKTIHFFETLDLKINNKEFKNAEDFLKYFVNIWNNFLSVIIHLEDLLKSFNSYNKITYANFDSPSYIFNELWKEYTNNFPNIKNVLISSASDYLKCDKIYCETKFYQYICLNMHDEDTSYEEGVDGCLDMKHRDRSNISISRTSNNGKGYKSFGCSSGDLTSSSYDIRGSKESNNSNRCDRGHSGGKERFDWSKLDKDMNINNDTYNSEMEKVKEEKRGNVNSTCFVSHNTGDCQIKVKKNEENIHKSGSIKMVEKINDKLLSMSLKIIDMLGLYVELEQVYKNETYAYYKEKIDKQNEQNMENGYIMDTKQIYDFPNKIENYLCHEQMRCRKFLKEETEISILKMLKELLIVKHKDILFKEENIKYCIINEKYDSLRILYLFSLNLNSTEEFCRLFFKATETLGVELINDLISKRNNINALNDSFIHLLNFKLNIDRIIIMSFRYSSFFTKRWKEVFEHFLNKGMHAESYIPVILSIYLNNLMMMHNACLKKLRKYFILNKQLKNGENINKYLLYEKSWKTYCTQPQIASKGEDIVSTDSETLFAVKKYLKNRKRKKKFLNSNKIFGLNVSKRYDDNNEENNGGKDGNEENGKKENGYDAYNGSSSSSSDSNNKKELHLHTKKIEKLFKKYHDIGKCIMNIITIVLSLFKYISDKEKFEKYYRIFMCKRLINDDSFNIILDIKVFKTLKKECGAQFTKKIETILKDMKFTSRILQNFYNELPRNSSKLLRRRKYFVNVIFNEIWDYSNIEDTIIYPQMIKLCNDYFYQYYKNYNKAKNIRFLPLFGLCTLKVNLARVSKKYTSWTNHFANASNNYDAVFAGNGSTEGPNGSSGIGGISSCNNTIKNCNSNDYGGNDADDNNGSIPNSQEKKKKKFFFTVTLLQAIVLLLFNEKNEYNISEINTQTGISNDNIIRYLKSLYSVDKTKILNYDEINQNFKLNVAFKSDNKYVIVNYSDVTYKDNEVIPALTQEDIELEDRSLHIDAGIVKFLKSDGKSSEKDICSYIKQKMNITSSEQIKNRIASLLSREFIFFQDNFYYYEL, encoded by the exons atggATCCaagttcttttaaaaattttccggtattttatgtaaaaaataaag AACCGGTAAACATAGACAGTGAATATTTTTCAGAGTGCATAAGAAGTtatgaagaatatattaatggTTGTTTTGATTTTCTGCCATTCAATGAATTAGTTGTAGATAATGAAAAGAAGTTTTTAATTGAACGTTATTGtgatttttttgttttctacAACTGTGAGAGGGTAATATGTACAATAATAGAAGAACAATGTAAGAAGAAAacaatacatttttttgaaaccctggatttaaaaataaataataaagaatttaaaaatgcagaagattttttaaaatattttgtaaatatatggaaCAATTTCTTATCagttataatacatttagaAGATTTGTTAAAATCGTTTAattcttataataaaattacgtACGCTAATTTTGACTCTCcgtcatatatatttaatgagcTGTGGAAAGAGTATACTAATAATTTtccaaatataaaaaatgtgttaaTATCTAGTGCTTCagattatttaaaatgtgaTAAAATATACTGTGAAACCAAGTTTTATCAGTACATATGTTTGAATATGCATGATGAAGATACTTCATATGAGGAAGGTGTAGACGGGTGCCTTGACATGAAACATAGGGATCGAAGTAATATAAGTATCAGTAGGACAAGTAATAATGGTAAAGGTTATAAGAGCTTTGGCTGTAGTAGTGGTGACCTAACTAGCAGTAGTTACGACATTAGGGGTAGTAAAGAAAGTAACAATAGCAATAGATGTGATAGAGGTCATAGTGGGGGGAAGGAACGATTCGATTGGTCTAAGCTGGATAAAGATATGaacataaataatgataCATATAACAGTGAAATGGAAAAAGTAAAGGAGGAAAAAAGGGGGAATGTCAATAGTACTTGCTTTGTATCCCATAATACAGGAGATTGTCaaataaaagtgaaaaaaaatgaggagaatatacataaaagtGGTAGTATCAAGATGgtggaaaaaattaatgataagCTACTATCCATGAgcttaaaaattattgataTGTTAGGGCTATATGTTGAATTAGAACaggtttataaaaatgagacgtatgcatattataaagaaaaaatagataaacagaatgaacaaaatatggaaaatggCTATATAATGGATACTAAGCAAATTTATGATTTTccaaataaaattgaaaattatttatgtcaTGAACAAATGAGATGTCGTAAATTCTTAAAAGAAGAAACGGAAATTTCAATTTTGAAAAtgttaaaagaattattaatagtaaaacataaagatatattatttaaagaggaaaatattaaatattgtattattaatgaaaaatatgactcgttaagaattttatatttattttctcttaatTTAAATAGTACTGAAGAATTTTGtagattattttttaaagcaaCTGAAACGTTGGGTGTTGAGTTAATTAATGATTTAAtaagtaaaagaaataatataaatgcgTTAAATGATTCGTTTATCCATTTGTTAAATTTCAAATTAAATATTGACAGGATTATTATCATGTCGTTTAGatactcttcttttttcacaAAACGATGGAAAGAAGTTtttgaacattttttaaataaaggaATGCATGCAGAAAGTTATATACCTGTTATactaagtatatatttaaataatttaatgatGATGCATAATGCTTGCTTGAAGAAGCTACGAAAATATTTCATCCTAAATAAGCAGCTGAAGAATGGTGAAAACATCAACAAATACTTGTTGTACGAAAAAAGCTGGAAAACATACTGTACGCAGCCACAGATAGCTAGTAAAGGTGAGGACATTGTTTCTACAGATAGCGAAACATTATTTGCGGTAAAgaagtatttaaaaaatagaaaaagaaaaaagaaattcctGAACAGTAATAAGATATTTGGTTTGAATGTCTCAAAGAGGTATGATGACAATAACGAAGAAAATAATGGTGGAAAGGACGGCAATGAAGAGAATGGCAAAAAGGAAAACGGCTATGATGCCTATAATggtagcagtagtagcagcagcgatagtaacaataaaaagGAGCTTCACttacacacaaaaaaaattgaaaagttgtttaaaaaatatcatgATATAGGTAAATGcattatgaatataataacaattgTCCTTAgcctttttaaatatataagtgataaagaaaaatttgaaaagtATTATCGAATTTTTATGTGTAAGAGGTTAATAAATGACGATTCTTTTAACATCATTTTGGATATTAAAGTTTTTAAAACtcttaaaaaagaatgtGGTGCACAGTTTACTAAAAAGATAGAAACTATTCTGAAGGATATGAAATTTACATCTAgaattttgcaaaatttttataatgaattACCACGAAATAGTTCAAAATTGTTGAGAAggagaaaatattttgttaatgttatttttaatgaaatctGGGATTATAGTAATATAGAAGACACTATTATTTACCCGCAAATGATTAAATTGTGTaatgattatttttatcaatattataaaaattacaataagGCAAAAAACATTCGCTTTTTACCATTATTTGGCTTATGTACGTTAAAAGTAAATTTAGCAAGAGTGAGCAAAAAATACACTAGCTGGACTAACCACTTTGCAAATGCTTCTAACAACTACGATGCAGTTTTCGCGGGGAATGGGTCGACAGAGGGACCAAACGGTAGCAGCGGAATTGGTGGCATAAGCAGTTGCAATAATACTATTAAGAATTGTAATAGTAATGATTATGGTGGAAATGATGCAGATGATAATAATGGCAGTATTCCCAATTCccaggaaaagaaaaagaaaaaatttttttttactgttaCCCTGCTGCAAGCCATTgtactactattatttaaCGAAAAGAACGAATATAATATAAGTGAAATAAACACACAGACAGGTATTtcaaatgataatataatacgTTACTTAAAATCTTTATATAGTGttgataaaacaaaaattttaaattatgatgaaataaatcaaaattttaaattaaatgttGCATTTAAATCGGacaataaatatgtaatagtAAATTACTCGGATGTAACTTATAAAGATAATGAAGTCATTCCAGCCTTGACGCAGGAGGATATTGAACTCGAAGACAGAAGTTTACATATTGATGCTGGTATTgtcaaatttttaaaatcagATGGAAAATCATcagaaaaagatatatgttcatatattaaacaGAAGATGAATATCACTTCAAgtgaacaaattaaaaatagaattgCTTCATTACTTAGTAgggaatttatattttttcaagacaatttttactattatgaACTATAA
- the PSOP6 gene encoding secreted ookinete protein, putative, with amino-acid sequence MNYFVASICLFFWCLVQNNFVLNEKMIPIGPANRSKLKKMVEGDEDFKINIHAPVEDTQEVLESLDSLMRVEEIQRKTDEEEFMNDKQRLLKIHKKRIQDIVTSAFEPLQAFLPNPLQYLIIKDVHSYLKNLKE; translated from the exons atgaattattttgtCGCTTcgatttgtttgtttttttggtGTCTTGTTCAGAATAACTTTGttctaaatgaaaaaatgatcCCCATAGGTCCc gcTAATCGTTctaagttaaaaaaaatggtagAAGGAGATGAAGATTTtaagataaatatacat GCTCCAGTTGAAGATACACAAGAAGTACTTGAATCTTTAGACTCCCTTATGAGGGTAGAGGAAATTCAAAGAAAAACTGACGAAGAAGAATTTATGAACGACAAGCAGAGATTACTAaaaattcacaaaaaaagaattca GGATATAGTTACTTCAGCGTTTGAACCGCTTCAAGCTTTTCTACCTAATCCTTTGCAGTACCTAATTATTAAGG ATGTTCACTCATATCTAAAGAACCTAAAAGAATGA
- the PmUG01_11033700 gene encoding sec14-like cytosolic factor or phosphatidylinositol/phosphatidylcholine transfer protein, putative produces the protein MERTAFNLDTLLKKHENQINKIKILLNAKNIKDKIEDSILIRYVLSYGDKLEEAAHSIEKAISWRNTNIYPLLKNKKISFKDDNIIFPIRIKPYYSFIRKALAACEHKKTIDKQPIVIGRLKLCNFTLLLDNVPESILIDYIVYSNEHEFSACNEQTKKKNLLCRTFRFIDLKGFMLKKFDRRFLRVFANTSKLSEFLHPQLVGKTYLINAPSYIRITIETLKTFGISRRTLNKLEIPKVISNKKPADCEWFNELVDKNDIPSYLGGNCKCKNGCIPGFDNDLEDPLDINPEEIKNEINNNLLKLNMDSS, from the exons ATGGAACGGACAGCATTTAATTTAGATACATTGCTAAAGAAACATGAgaatcaaataaataaaataaaaattttattgaatgcaaaaaacataaaagataaaatcgAAGATTCTATATTAATAAGATATGTTCTTTCATATGGTGATAAATTAGAAGAAGCAGCCCATTCAATTGAAAAGGCTATTTCCTGGAGAAACACGAATATATAtcctttattaaaaaataaaaaaataagttttaaagatgacaatattatttttccaaTTAGAATTAAACCATATTATTCTTTCATCAGAAAAGCATTAGCAGCATgtgaacataaaaaaacCATAGATAAACAACCCATAGTAATAGGCagattaaaattatgtaatttcACATTATTATTAGATAACGTACCTGAAAGTATTCTAATAGATTATATTGTGTATTCAAATGAACATGAGTTTTCAGCATGTAATGAACagaccaaaaaaaaaaatcttctCTGTCGAACATTTCGTTTTATTGATTTAAAAGGATTTATGCTTAAGAAATTTGATAGAAGATTTTTAAGGGTGTTTGCGAATACGTCAAAATTATCTGAGTTCTTGCATCCTCAGCTAGTTGGGAAGACG tatttaaTAAACGCTCCTTCATATATAAGAATTACTATCGAGACGCTGAAAACATTCGGCATAAGCAGAAgaacattaaataaattagaaatCCCTAAAGTTATTTCGAACAAGAAGCCAGCTGACTGTGAATGGTTTAATGAGCTAGTCGATAAAAAT GATATACCCTCTTATTTAGGCGGTAACTGTAAGTGCAAAAACGGATGTATTCCAGGGTTTGATAACGACTTAGAAGACCCGTTAGACATAAATccagaagaaataaaaaatgaaattaataacaacttattaaaattaaatatggaCAGTTCGTGA
- the PmUG01_11033600 gene encoding CPW-WPC family protein, which translates to MKGISVFSLSFIFSFFLLSIYTCYKNPRFNALSTNSNKDISQDLDELYKINEELVTNEKEDEDEDDDEEEEGELGSSNFYDAAHESLEKAEEQATVDLENAEIENLLDEEIFRIVQERLKKLWYIGKCRREYSNICPLGWKLSAYDTSLCIPPETYQGQCRSMDFSNSADTDKELFAWKCEVEWPCISSPKLKVMAKCPFRWTHVGNNLCIAPEDYDGKCSPAMDFSNYDYEMRIRRASECNIMWNPLQTPEGATTQLKKLRSSTGGPIEEDGHVVHIVY; encoded by the exons ATGAAAGGTATTTCAGTATTTTCTttgtcttttattttttccttttttctgttGAGCATTTATACCTGTTATAAAAACCCACGTTTTAATGCTCTTAGTACAAATTCGAATAAAGATATATCTCA AGACTTGGATGaattgtataaaataaatgaagaattaGTTACGAATGAAAAAGAGGATGAAGATGAAGATGATGATGAGGAGGAGGAAGGGGAACTAGGGAGCTCAAACTTCTATGACGCAGCACACGAAAGCCTTGAAAAA GCAGAGGAACAGGCAACTGTTGATCTTGAAAATGCAGAAATAGAAAATCTTTTAGACGAag aaatatttagaatAGTTCAagaaagattaaaaaaattatg GTATATTGGAAAATGCAGGAGGgaatattctaatatatgCCCTTTAG GGTGGAAACTGTCAGCATATGATACAAGTCTTTGTATACCGCCTGAAACATACCAAGGACA ATGTAGATCTATGGACTTTTCGAACAGCGCAGACACCGATAAGGAGCTTTTCGCGTGGAAGTGCGAAGTTGAATGGCCCTGTATTAGCT CACCTAAATTAAAAGTTATGGCAAAGTGTCCCTTTAGGTGGACACATGTTGGGAACAATTTATGCATAGCACCAGAA GACTACGATGGAAAATGTTCACCGGCGATGGACTTTTCAAACTACGATTATGAGATGAGAATTAGAAGGGCCAGTGAat GCAACATCATGTGGAATCCTTTACAAACACCTGAGGGTGCAACAACGCAATTAAAGAAATTAAGATCATCCACTGGAGGACCTATAGAAGAAGACGGGCACGTTGTGCATATtgtgtattaa